In a genomic window of Arthrobacter woluwensis:
- a CDS encoding AMP-dependent synthetase/ligase: MREFSMPAKVHLDPASNITDFLLRHARGDRNPALFATRDGSGTWQDISATEFLEDVSALAKGLIAHGVQQGDRVGIMSRTRYEWTLVDFAIWFAGAISVPIYETSSPSQVAWNLGDSGAVAAFAEQAHHEHAIRAAVRAENLDGMRHVWQIESGGLDELRTAGANISDAELEERRSSSSLDSIATIIYTSGTTGRPKGCELTHGNFAELSDNALAQLGVIVNQGASTIMFLPLAHVFARFISVLAVAAGSRVGHTPDVKNLLPDLQSFQPTFILAVPRVFEKVYNSALSKAEDGGKGGIFHKAAETAIAYSRARQNGKVGLGLKLKHTLFDALVYKKLREAMGGHVTHAVSGGGPLGERLGHFFNGIGLLVLEGYGLTETTAPITVNTLDLNRIGTVGPPLPGNAVRIADDGEILAKGVCVMRGYYNRPELQEEAFTDGWFRTGDIGELDEQGFLRITGRKKEIIVTAGGKNVVPALLEDQIRADALVSQVLVVGDNRPFIGALVTLDEEALPGWLERHGLSSGLSLADAAREDKVKEAVQQLISKANESVSHAEAIKSFRIVTEDFTEASGHLTPSLKVKRAQVVKDYSDVIEEMYSAPKPA, encoded by the coding sequence GTGCGAGAATTCAGCATGCCGGCCAAGGTTCATCTGGACCCGGCCAGCAACATCACCGACTTCCTGCTGCGGCACGCCCGTGGTGACAGGAACCCGGCCCTCTTCGCCACCCGGGACGGCTCCGGGACCTGGCAGGACATCTCGGCCACCGAGTTCCTCGAAGACGTCTCGGCACTCGCCAAAGGCCTGATCGCCCACGGGGTTCAGCAGGGTGACCGGGTGGGCATCATGTCCCGCACACGCTATGAGTGGACCCTGGTGGACTTCGCCATCTGGTTCGCCGGCGCGATCTCCGTCCCGATCTACGAGACCTCCTCCCCCAGCCAGGTGGCCTGGAACCTGGGCGACTCCGGCGCCGTCGCCGCCTTCGCCGAGCAGGCCCACCACGAGCACGCCATCCGCGCGGCCGTCCGCGCCGAGAACCTGGACGGCATGCGCCACGTCTGGCAGATCGAGAGCGGCGGGCTCGACGAACTCCGCACCGCCGGAGCGAACATCAGCGACGCCGAGCTCGAGGAACGCCGCAGCAGCTCTTCCCTCGACAGCATCGCCACCATCATCTACACCTCCGGCACCACGGGACGTCCCAAGGGCTGCGAGCTCACACACGGCAACTTCGCGGAGCTCTCCGACAACGCGCTCGCCCAGCTGGGGGTGATCGTCAACCAGGGCGCCTCGACCATCATGTTCCTGCCGCTGGCACATGTGTTCGCCCGGTTCATCTCGGTCCTGGCCGTGGCCGCGGGCTCGCGCGTGGGCCACACCCCGGATGTGAAGAACCTCCTTCCGGATCTCCAGAGCTTCCAGCCGACCTTCATCCTGGCCGTGCCCCGCGTCTTCGAGAAGGTCTACAACTCGGCGCTCTCCAAGGCCGAGGACGGCGGCAAGGGCGGCATCTTCCACAAGGCCGCCGAGACCGCGATCGCCTACTCGCGCGCACGGCAGAACGGCAAGGTGGGCCTGGGGCTGAAGCTCAAGCACACCCTGTTCGACGCGCTGGTCTATAAGAAGCTCCGCGAGGCCATGGGCGGCCACGTCACCCATGCGGTCTCCGGCGGCGGACCCCTTGGTGAGCGCCTGGGCCACTTCTTCAACGGCATCGGCCTGCTGGTGCTCGAAGGGTACGGCCTCACCGAGACCACGGCGCCCATCACGGTCAACACGCTGGACCTCAACCGCATCGGCACGGTCGGCCCCCCACTGCCCGGCAATGCCGTGCGGATCGCGGACGACGGCGAGATCCTCGCCAAGGGCGTCTGCGTCATGCGCGGTTACTACAACCGCCCCGAGCTGCAGGAGGAGGCGTTCACGGACGGCTGGTTCCGCACGGGCGACATCGGCGAACTGGACGAGCAGGGCTTCCTCCGCATCACCGGCCGCAAGAAGGAGATCATCGTCACCGCAGGCGGCAAGAATGTGGTGCCCGCCCTGCTGGAGGACCAGATCCGCGCGGACGCCCTGGTGTCCCAGGTCCTGGTCGTGGGCGACAACCGGCCGTTCATCGGGGCCCTCGTCACGCTCGACGAGGAGGCCCTGCCGGGCTGGCTCGAACGCCACGGGCTCTCCTCCGGCCTGTCCCTGGCCGACGCGGCCCGTGAGGACAAGGTGAAGGAGGCGGTGCAGCAGCTGATCTCCAAGGCCAACGAATCCGTGTCCCACGCCGAGGCCATCAAGTCGTTCCGGATCGTCACCGAGGACTTCACGGAGGCGTCCGGCCACCTGACCCCCTCGCTGAAGGTCAAGCGCGCGCAGGTGGTCAAGGACTACTCGGACGTCATCGAGGAGATGTACTCCGCGCCCAAGCCCGCCTGA